A window of the Cheilinus undulatus linkage group 21, ASM1832078v1, whole genome shotgun sequence genome harbors these coding sequences:
- the si:ch211-139g16.8 gene encoding immunoglobulin superfamily member 6 — MDQLLRFSILLFSLPVSAWSMEKGESCFVSQPNKEVWRKTGQSVVLPCTKSSHCSIKDVRYEWFSFSGNSAHRLNLQSNLLKYSLEGASLHIKSLHANDSGIYHCALHGEPGKGHQHVGMGTTLVVREKVHVMVRNVLLWLSFVLLAIYNLALVTLIIKKYGCSMGVCRKMNKTYKNNSTKKRQFHDVLQEITSRNNLERSKQAADLTGSTDDIYQNV; from the exons ATGGACCAACTGTTGAGGTTTTCTATCCTTCTTTTCAGCTTGCCTGTTTCAG CATGGAGCATGGAGAAGGGTGAGAGCTGCTTTGTATCACAGCCAAACAAGGAGGTCTGGAGAAAAACAGGACAGAGTGTGGTTCTCCCGTGCACCAAGAGCTCACACTGTTCAATCAAAGACGTGCGCTATGAGTGGTTCTCTTTCAGTGGAAACTCAGCTCATCGTCTAAACCTGCAGAGCAATCTTCTAAAGTACAGCCTGGAGGGAGCGTCTTTACACATCAAGTCCCTTCATGCTAACGACAGCGGGATCTATCACTGTGCGTTGCATGGAGAGCCGGGAAAGGGCCATCAGCATGTGGGAATGGGTACCACTCTGGTGGTCAGGG aaaaagtTCATGTAATGGTGAGGAATGTCCTCCTGTGGTTATCATTCGTCCTCCTGGCCATCTACAATTTGGCCCTAGTGACACTCATTATCAAGAAG TATGGCTGCAGTATGGGCGTCTGCAGAAAGATGAACAAAACTTACAAG AACAACTCAaccaaaaaaagacaatttcATGATGTGCTGCAAGAAATTACCAGCAGAAACAACCTGGAGAGAAGCAAACAAGCT GCTGATTTAACTGGTTCAACTGACGACATCTATCAAAATGTCTAA
- the LOC121529259 gene encoding transmembrane protein 180-like — protein MATEEKAAAGGRMNVLRHRVNPAALAYAMTTLGSCMINNIFSFYYVKLFVNKYKVSEGAFHRSQVVYMVWNAVNDPLFGYLQDNSRVPCCSRRRLSILYGAPLYSLTFLLAWFPWRTYTPGDWLSGLHLAVALCAFDSLLTFVLLAQCALFAEISGQHQNRLRLVKYSQVASLVGSSSILFCGVVSRNMEDFSAFQAYTVLIAVVSCCCMLYTGFHSESRFDNKGCESYGQQSVQQTSHQSGPSFSNLKTQIWQILTNRDFQIFVVMNFFQVFLLAFFNNFTIIFSEHLIPPDVLPSLAKSVMYGAGFICPQLLVLSCQSLLHSLGYYRIILFTFYIEATMAAIMLALGPHHYYILAFFLTVNMVLIQAAFSLFGLPLADIIDTDLQKYKRSSPLSSMVFGTNALFTKPAQSLAPMLVLTILNQFGYEQLKDAAKDQLSSDLESLHSVMFYLVCLVPMCVTALQAVAWRPFSIRNSHTVETKYIDG, from the exons ATGGCCACGGAGGAGAAAGCTGCTGCAGGTGGGAGAATGAACGTACTCCGACACCGGGTCAATCCTGCAGCTCTGGCTTATGCCATGACCACACTGGGATCCTGCATGATAAACAATATATTTAGCTTTTACTACGTCAAACTGTTTGTTAATAAGTACAAGGTGTCAGAGGGAGCCTTCCACAGATCACAG GTGGTTTACATGGTGTGGAATGCAGTCAATGATCCACTCTTTGGATACCTTCAGGATAACTCCCGTGTGCCCTGCTGTTCTCGGCGCCGTCTCTCCATCTTGTATGGAGCACCTCTCTACTCGCTCACCTTCCTCCTGGCCTGGTTCCCGTGGCGGACTTACACCCCTGGGGACTGGTTGAGTGGCTTACATTTGGCAGTGGCGCTGTGCGCTTTTGATAGTTTGTTGACTTTTGTGCTTCTGGCACAATGTGCATTGTTTGCAGAGATTTCTGGCCAGCATCAGAACAGACTCAGACTTGTGAAGTACAGTCAG GTGGCCTCTCTGGTTGGCTCCTCCAGCATTCTCTTCTGTGGTGTGGTGTCCAGAAACATGGAGGACTTTTCGGCTTTCCAAGCCTACACAGTGCTGATTGCTGTTGTGAGCTGTTGCTGCATGCTCTATACGGGCTTCCACAGTGAGAGCCGCTTTGACAACAAAGGATGTGAATCATATggacagcagtctgtgcagcaGACTTCCCACCAATCAGGACCTTCCTTCTCTAATCTAAAAACTCAGATCTGGCAAATCCTGACCAATCGGGACTTTCAGATTTTTGTTGTCATGAACTTCTTTCAGGTCTTCCTTTTGGCTTTCTTCAATAATTTCACCATTATTTTTTCGGAGCATCTGATTCCTCCAGATGTGCTTCCATCTCTGGCCAAGAGTGTCATGTATGGAGCAGGATTCATCTGTCCACAG CTGTTAGTTCTGAGCTGCCAGAGTCTGCTCCACAGTCTTGGCTACTACAGAATCATCCTTTTCACCTTCTACATTGAAGCCACAATGGCAGCTATCATGCTTGCGCTCGGACCTCACCACTACTATATCCTGGCGTTTTTCCTCACGGTTAACAT GGTCCTGATTCAGGCTGCCTTCAGTCTTTTTGGCTTACCTTTAGCTGACATCATTGACACAGATTTGCAGAAGTACAAGCGCAG tTCCCCGCTCTCCTCCATGGTGTTTGGGACAAATGCTCTGTTTACTAAGCCTGCTCAGTCTCTGGCTCCGATGTTGGTGCTTACCATCCTCAACCAGTTTGGATATGAGCAGCTGAAGGACGCAGCAAAAGATCAACTCTCAAG CGACCTGGAGAGCCTCCACAGTGTCATGTTTTACTTGGTGTGTCTGGTGCCGATGTGTGTCACCGCTCTGCAGGCCGTGGCTTGGAGGCCGTTTTCAATACGCAACAGTCACACAGTGGAAACGAAGTACATTGATGGCTAG